The window CGGTATTTCCTGCCCCAGTCGCATGACAGACATATATACGGCACACGCTATCGGGCCATGGAACCACAGGGGGAGACTGCGTGGTAAGACTTCGACGTCATCGCGTGAAGCCTCCCGGCAGCTGCCGCCTGACGGCCCATGAGGCGCAGGTCTGGCGGTCCTTTCGCGCCGCCATCCAGGGCGAGAAAGGAGAGAGCGCCGTAGCCCACGTACTCGACCGGAGCGGCCTGGCCGTGCTGCACAACGCCATACTGCCGACAGGTGACGGCAGGACCACCCAGATTGACCACCTGTTCCTCAGCCCGCGGGGCATCCATGTCGTGGAGACAAAGCGGCATGGCGGCGAACTGACCGGACACCCGGAAGATGAACGGTGGCGACAGCGTTTTGCTGGCGAGGCGCCCGACGCCCCGCCCCGGCTGATTTACAGCCCGGTGATGCAGAATGCCGCCCATTGCCGGGCCGTCTACGCGCTGGCCCG is drawn from Komagataeibacter xylinus and contains these coding sequences:
- a CDS encoding nuclease-related domain-containing protein, whose protein sequence is MVRLRRHRVKPPGSCRLTAHEAQVWRSFRAAIQGEKGESAVAHVLDRSGLAVLHNAILPTGDGRTTQIDHLFLSPRGIHVVETKRHGGELTGHPEDERWRQRFAGEAPDAPPRLIYSPVMQNAAHCRAVYALARLVDPTIQVFSHVVMTGTAVLSPALVACTLSLSELETLLHDLERNVPQGTLINAWRRIGLVCHASGHQ